The sequence tatGCAGGAATAACATAGTTTTAGCTAACTCTTGTTTTTGTGATATGCAGGAATTTGATAAGAAATATGGGGGTGGAGCAGGAGGAGGATGGCAATGTGTGGTGGGTTCTGACTTCAGTTGCTTCTTTACACACACAAAGGGGACTTTCATCTATTTTTCACTTGAGTCCCTTCATTTTCTCATCTTTATGGCACCTTCTTCTTAACCATTTTCTTCCACACAGACAGAGAAGAAGCAAGCAACAAGAGTTCTTACATCAGGGTTCACCTTCTTCATATTTCCTTATACATTTTTGACATGTGTCACAATAGTAAAATTTTCTATATCATGTGTTAATCCACACTACATGTATCAAATTAGTTCCAAATTTATTAGTTACTTAGTTTAAGCTTTCGGTTGCGAAAGTAATTATGCTTGCATTTCTCATTAATCTCAAGAGTATAAATAATGTGTTACATGCTTAGTCTAAGGTTATAAAATAGGAGAAGATCACTCTAGAAATACAGAAAATATTCACATAACAGAATAGGGAACAGAATAAGATATACAAgatatttacatatctaacagGTCGATAgaacttttatttgtttttcttaaaaTAGATGCCTAGTGATTGTTACAAATATGTACTCCCTCTCGTCCACGATAGAAgtcttttaaggttaatgcatactaattaaaaaatgcaattaattttaagtaaaaggCTTTGTTACTCTTGTATTAATTGCATCAACTAGTAACTTTATCGGTTCCCAATGCAAAAAGTCAACTTAAATAtgggtatatttggtaaaagtaaattaatgtgcataaattgaaacaaaatgtcatgtattgtggaacaaaaaaaaaccctCTAAAAAAACTTCTAATGTGGATCGGAGGGAGTATTAGACTTTGTCCTTTTATGTAACCGCCACCTCATAGCTATTACAACTATATACGAGACTATGCTGTCTTTGTTAATTTCATGAAAATTAATAGATAATCTTATTCCTTCTCCCTCTCT comes from Euphorbia lathyris chromosome 8, ddEupLath1.1, whole genome shotgun sequence and encodes:
- the LOC136202966 gene encoding uncharacterized protein — encoded protein: MLEGKGVVMETDMPLKMQMQAMASASQALDIFDVFDYVSIATHINKEFDKKYGGGAGGGWQCVVGSDFSCFFTHTKGTFIYFSLESLHFLIFMAPSS